A section of the Meles meles chromosome 8, mMelMel3.1 paternal haplotype, whole genome shotgun sequence genome encodes:
- the FEN1 gene encoding flap endonuclease 1 — translation MGIQGLAKLIADVAPGAIRENDIKSYFGRKVAIDASMSIYQFLIAVRQGGDVLQNEEGETTSHLMGMFYRTIRMMENGIKPVYVFDGKPPQLKSGELAKRSERRAEAEKQLQQAQAAGAEEEVEKFTKRLVKVTKQHNDECKHLLSLMGVPYLDAPSEAEASCAALVKAGKVYAAATEDMDCLTFGSPVLMRHLTASEAKKLPIQEFHLSRILQELGLSQEQFVDLCILLGSDYCESIRGIGPRRAVGLIQKHKSIEEIVRQLDPSKYPVPENWLHKEAQQLFLEPEVLDPESVELKWSEPNEEELVKFMCGEKQFSEERIRSGVRRLSKSRQGSTQGRLDDFFKVTGSLSSAKRKEPEPKGSAKKKAKTGAAGKLKRGK, via the coding sequence ATGGGAATTCAAGGCCTGGCCAAACTGATTGCCGATGTGGCCCCCGGTGCCATCCGGGAGAATGACATCAAGAGCTACTTTGGCCGCAAGGTGGCTATTGATGCCTCGATGAGCATTTATCAGTTCCTGATTGCTGTTCGCCAGGGTGGGGATGTGCTGCAGAATGAGGAGGGTGAGACCACCAGCCACCTGATGGGCATGTTCTACCGCACCATCCGCATGATGGAGAACGGCATCAAGCCCGTGTATGTCTTCGACGGCAAGCCACCGCAGCTCAAGTCGGGGGAGCTGGCCAAACGCAGCGAGCGGCGGGCAGAGGCGGAGAAGCAGCTGCAGCAGGCTCAGGCTGCTGGGGCCGAGGAGGAGGTGGAAAAGTTTACGAAGAGGCTGGTAAAGGTCACCAAGCAGCACAATGACGAGTGCAAGCATCTGCTGAGCCTCATGGGCGTCCCGTACCTTGATGCGCCCAGTGAGGCCGAGGCCAGCTGTGCTGCCCTCGTGAAGGCTGGCAAAGTCTATGCCGCGGCCACCGAGGACATGGATTGCCTGACCTTTGGCAGCCCCGTGCTAATGCGGCACCTGACTGCCAGCGAGGCCAAGAAGCTGCCCATCCAGGAATTCCACCTGAGCCGGATTCTGCAGGAGCTGGGCCTGAGCCAGGAGCAGTTTGTAGATCTGTGCATCCTGCTGGGCAGCGACTACTGCGAGAGCATTCGGGGTATTGGGCCCCGGCGGGCCGTGGGCCTCATCCAGAAGCACAAGAGCATCGAGGAGATTGTGCGGCAGCTTGACCCTAGCAAGTACCCGGTGCCGGAAAACTGGCTCCACAAGGAGGCCCAGCAGCTCTTCCTGGAGCCCGAGGTGCTTGACCCAGAGTCTGTGGAGCTGAAGTGGAGCGAGCCAAATGAAGAGGAGCTCGTCAAGTTCATGTGTGGCGAAAAGCAGTTCTCTGAGGAGCGAATCCGCAGTGGCGTCAGGCGGCTGAGCAAGAGCCGCCAAGGCAGCACCCAGGGTCGCCTGGATGATTTCTTCAAGGTGACTGGCTCTCTCTCTTCAGCTAAGCGCAAGGAGCCAGAGCCCAAGGGATCTGCTAAGAAGAAGGCAAAGACTGGGGCAGCAGGGAAGctcaaaaggggaaaataa
- the FADS1 gene encoding acyl-CoA (8-3)-desaturase isoform X2 — protein MEAGNVPTQRTAPPARDPFVAFHINKGLVRKYMNSLLIGELSPEQPSFEPTKNKELIDEFRELRSTVERMGLMKANHVFFLLYLLHILLLDIAAWLTLWVFGTSLVPFLLCAVLLSAVQAQAGWLQHDFGHLSVFSTSTWNHLLHHFVIGHLKGAPASWWNHMHFQHHAKPNCFGKDPDINMHPFFFALGKILSVELGKQKRKYMPYNHQHKYFFLIGPPALLPLYFQWYIFYFVIQRKKWMDLAWMITFYARLFLTYGPLLGLKGVLGLFFVVRFLESHWFVWVTQMNHIPMHIDHDRNMDWVSIQLRATCNVHKSAFNDWFSGHLNFQIEHHLFPTMPRHNYHKVAPLVQSLCAKHGIEYQSKPLLSAFADIINSLKESGQLWLDAYLHQ, from the exons ATGGAGGCCGGCAACGTGCCCACACAAAGGACTGCGCCGCCCGCGCGC GATCCCTTTGTGGCGTTCCACATCAACAAGGGCCTTGTGAGGAAGTATATGAACTCCCTCCTGATTGGAGAACTGTCTCCAGAGCAGCCCAGCTTTGAGCCCACTAAAAAT AAAGAGCTGATTGATGAGTTCCGAGAGCTGCGGTCCACAGTGGAGCGGATGGGGCTCATGAAGGCCAACCATGTCTTCTTCCTGTTGTACCTCTTGCACATCCTGCTGCTGGATATAGCTGCCTGGCTCACTCTTTGGGTCTTTGGGACATCCCTGGTGCCCTTTCTCCTCTGTGCAGTGCTGCTCAGCGCAGTTCAA GCCCAGGCCGGCTGGCTACAGCATGACTTTGGGCACCTGTCTGTCTTCAGCACCTCTACGTGGAACCACCTGCTACATCATTTCGTGATTGGCCACCTGAAG GGGGCCCCTGCCAGTTGGTGGAACCACATGCACTTCCAGCACCATGCCAAGCCCAACTGTTTCGGCAAAGACCCGGACATCAACATGCACCCCTTCTTCTTTGCCCTGGGGAAGATCCTCTCTGTGGAG CTtgggaagcagaagagaaaatacatgccATACAACCATCAGCACAAGTATTTCTTCCTGA TTGGGCCCCCAGCCTTGCTGCCTCTCTACTTCCAGtggtatattttctattttgttatcCAGCGGAAGAAGTGGATG GACTTGGCCTGGATGATCACCTTCTACGCCCGCCTCTTCCTCACCTACGGGCCGTTGCTGGGACTGAAAGGCGTTCTGGGCCTTTTCTTCGTGGTCAG GTTCCTGGAAAGCCACTGGTTTGTGTGGGTCACGCAGATGAACCATATCCCCATGCACATCGATCACGACCGGAACATGGACTGGGTCTCCATCCAG ctccgTGCAACGTGTAATGTCCACAAGTCTGCCTTCAACGACTGGTTCAGTGGCCATCTCAACTTCCAGATAGAGCACCA TCTTTTCCCCACAATGCCGCGACACAATTACCATAAAGTGGCTCCCCTGGTGCAGTCCCTGTGTGCCAAGCATGGCATAGAGTACCAGTCCAAGCCCCTGCTCTCAGCCTTCGCCGACATTATCAA CTCACTGAAGGAGTCTGGGCAGCTCTGGCTAGATGCCTATCTTCACCAGTAA
- the FADS1 gene encoding acyl-CoA (8-3)-desaturase isoform X3, producing the protein MNSLLIGELSPEQPSFEPTKNKELIDEFRELRSTVERMGLMKANHVFFLLYLLHILLLDIAAWLTLWVFGTSLVPFLLCAVLLSAVQAQAGWLQHDFGHLSVFSTSTWNHLLHHFVIGHLKGAPASWWNHMHFQHHAKPNCFGKDPDINMHPFFFALGKILSVELGKQKRKYMPYNHQHKYFFLIGPPALLPLYFQWYIFYFVIQRKKWMDLAWMITFYARLFLTYGPLLGLKGVLGLFFVVRFLESHWFVWVTQMNHIPMHIDHDRNMDWVSIQLRATCNVHKSAFNDWFSGHLNFQIEHHLFPTMPRHNYHKVAPLVQSLCAKHGIEYQSKPLLSAFADIINSLKESGQLWLDAYLHQ; encoded by the exons ATGAACTCCCTCCTGATTGGAGAACTGTCTCCAGAGCAGCCCAGCTTTGAGCCCACTAAAAAT AAAGAGCTGATTGATGAGTTCCGAGAGCTGCGGTCCACAGTGGAGCGGATGGGGCTCATGAAGGCCAACCATGTCTTCTTCCTGTTGTACCTCTTGCACATCCTGCTGCTGGATATAGCTGCCTGGCTCACTCTTTGGGTCTTTGGGACATCCCTGGTGCCCTTTCTCCTCTGTGCAGTGCTGCTCAGCGCAGTTCAA GCCCAGGCCGGCTGGCTACAGCATGACTTTGGGCACCTGTCTGTCTTCAGCACCTCTACGTGGAACCACCTGCTACATCATTTCGTGATTGGCCACCTGAAG GGGGCCCCTGCCAGTTGGTGGAACCACATGCACTTCCAGCACCATGCCAAGCCCAACTGTTTCGGCAAAGACCCGGACATCAACATGCACCCCTTCTTCTTTGCCCTGGGGAAGATCCTCTCTGTGGAG CTtgggaagcagaagagaaaatacatgccATACAACCATCAGCACAAGTATTTCTTCCTGA TTGGGCCCCCAGCCTTGCTGCCTCTCTACTTCCAGtggtatattttctattttgttatcCAGCGGAAGAAGTGGATG GACTTGGCCTGGATGATCACCTTCTACGCCCGCCTCTTCCTCACCTACGGGCCGTTGCTGGGACTGAAAGGCGTTCTGGGCCTTTTCTTCGTGGTCAG GTTCCTGGAAAGCCACTGGTTTGTGTGGGTCACGCAGATGAACCATATCCCCATGCACATCGATCACGACCGGAACATGGACTGGGTCTCCATCCAG ctccgTGCAACGTGTAATGTCCACAAGTCTGCCTTCAACGACTGGTTCAGTGGCCATCTCAACTTCCAGATAGAGCACCA TCTTTTCCCCACAATGCCGCGACACAATTACCATAAAGTGGCTCCCCTGGTGCAGTCCCTGTGTGCCAAGCATGGCATAGAGTACCAGTCCAAGCCCCTGCTCTCAGCCTTCGCCGACATTATCAA CTCACTGAAGGAGTCTGGGCAGCTCTGGCTAGATGCCTATCTTCACCAGTAA
- the FADS1 gene encoding acyl-CoA (8-3)-desaturase isoform X1: protein MDSETPTQAPAQRYFTWDEVAQRSGHEKERWLVIDRKVYNISEFSRRHPGGSRVISHYAGQDATDPFVAFHINKGLVRKYMNSLLIGELSPEQPSFEPTKNKELIDEFRELRSTVERMGLMKANHVFFLLYLLHILLLDIAAWLTLWVFGTSLVPFLLCAVLLSAVQAQAGWLQHDFGHLSVFSTSTWNHLLHHFVIGHLKGAPASWWNHMHFQHHAKPNCFGKDPDINMHPFFFALGKILSVELGKQKRKYMPYNHQHKYFFLIGPPALLPLYFQWYIFYFVIQRKKWMDLAWMITFYARLFLTYGPLLGLKGVLGLFFVVRFLESHWFVWVTQMNHIPMHIDHDRNMDWVSIQLRATCNVHKSAFNDWFSGHLNFQIEHHLFPTMPRHNYHKVAPLVQSLCAKHGIEYQSKPLLSAFADIINSLKESGQLWLDAYLHQ, encoded by the exons ATGGACTCCGAGACCCCTACCCAGGCGCCCGCCCAGCGCTACTTCACGTGGGACGAGGTGGCGCAGCGCTCCGGGCACGAGAAGGAGCGGTGGCTCGTGATCGACCGGAAGGTGTACAACATCAGCGAGTTCTCCCGCCGGCACCCCGGGGGCTCCCGGGTCATCAGCCACTACGCGGGACAGGATGCAACG GATCCCTTTGTGGCGTTCCACATCAACAAGGGCCTTGTGAGGAAGTATATGAACTCCCTCCTGATTGGAGAACTGTCTCCAGAGCAGCCCAGCTTTGAGCCCACTAAAAAT AAAGAGCTGATTGATGAGTTCCGAGAGCTGCGGTCCACAGTGGAGCGGATGGGGCTCATGAAGGCCAACCATGTCTTCTTCCTGTTGTACCTCTTGCACATCCTGCTGCTGGATATAGCTGCCTGGCTCACTCTTTGGGTCTTTGGGACATCCCTGGTGCCCTTTCTCCTCTGTGCAGTGCTGCTCAGCGCAGTTCAA GCCCAGGCCGGCTGGCTACAGCATGACTTTGGGCACCTGTCTGTCTTCAGCACCTCTACGTGGAACCACCTGCTACATCATTTCGTGATTGGCCACCTGAAG GGGGCCCCTGCCAGTTGGTGGAACCACATGCACTTCCAGCACCATGCCAAGCCCAACTGTTTCGGCAAAGACCCGGACATCAACATGCACCCCTTCTTCTTTGCCCTGGGGAAGATCCTCTCTGTGGAG CTtgggaagcagaagagaaaatacatgccATACAACCATCAGCACAAGTATTTCTTCCTGA TTGGGCCCCCAGCCTTGCTGCCTCTCTACTTCCAGtggtatattttctattttgttatcCAGCGGAAGAAGTGGATG GACTTGGCCTGGATGATCACCTTCTACGCCCGCCTCTTCCTCACCTACGGGCCGTTGCTGGGACTGAAAGGCGTTCTGGGCCTTTTCTTCGTGGTCAG GTTCCTGGAAAGCCACTGGTTTGTGTGGGTCACGCAGATGAACCATATCCCCATGCACATCGATCACGACCGGAACATGGACTGGGTCTCCATCCAG ctccgTGCAACGTGTAATGTCCACAAGTCTGCCTTCAACGACTGGTTCAGTGGCCATCTCAACTTCCAGATAGAGCACCA TCTTTTCCCCACAATGCCGCGACACAATTACCATAAAGTGGCTCCCCTGGTGCAGTCCCTGTGTGCCAAGCATGGCATAGAGTACCAGTCCAAGCCCCTGCTCTCAGCCTTCGCCGACATTATCAA CTCACTGAAGGAGTCTGGGCAGCTCTGGCTAGATGCCTATCTTCACCAGTAA